The window GGGCAATCAAGGCTTCCGATTAAAGCAAATGATTTTTTTAAAGGCAAATTGGCCTGGATTGAAACCCAGATTTACTTGGCTCAAGGTAGATTTCAATTGGCCTTGGATACTTTTGATGCCACGCACCAATTTTTGGCTGAAGACTTTTTAGAGTCAGCAGACTATTTAGAGAAGTTACAACAGTTTAAAATCATTGCGGAAGGTATAAAAAACCCGATTAGCATTAGTAAAAAGCGACTTTCCGGTCCATTAAATCAATTCAAACTTCAATATTTTCCGGTACTCACGGCAGATGGTAAGCGTTTGTTCTTTACCAAAAGGGATGGCATGTCGGCCAAACAAGATGAAGACATCTATTTTTCAGACCATAATGGCGACACTTGGTCTAGTCCGGAGTCAATTTCCGAATTAATCAACACCAGATACAATGAGGGTACCTGTACAATTTCCGCGGATGGAAACCTCTTGATATTTACTTCCTGCAATACGCCGGCGTCCCATGGGAGTTGTGATTTGTACATCACCGCAAGGGTAGATGGGCAATGGCAAAGTCCTGTGAATATGGGGAGGAATGTAAACACCAGATTTTGGGAATCACAGCCTTCCTTGTCAGCAGATGGGAGTTTGTTGTTTTTTTCATCCAATAGGCCTGAAGGGGAAGGAGGGATTGATATTTGGGTTTCTGAGCGACTTGAGGATGGCACTTGGTCTAAAGCAAAAAACTTGGGCCCCAATGTTAATACCCAAAAGGATGAGGTTTCTCCTTTTATATTTTTTAACAATACCGTTTTATTTTTTGCTTCTGATGGACATCCGGGATTTGGGGCTAAAGATATTTTTAGAAGTTCCATTGGGCGAACAGGTTTTGGAAAGCCTTCTAATATGGGCTTTCCAATCAATGACCAAAAAGACCAGCTGGCATTATTTATTACAGCCCAGAAAGATTTTGCCTATTACACAGAAAACAGCTATTACCAAGGGAAGGTGGACAGCTCTTTCCTTTATCGATTTGAATTCCCAAAGGAAATAGATTTAGGTCATGAACTGGTGGTCACCCGAGGGAAAGTGATCAATGAGGAAACCGGTGAGGCAGTAGAGGCAATTCTTTCACTAGTGGATCTTGAAAGGGACAGTACCCTATACAGTTTTAAATCAGATGGTAAAGATGGGGCATTTACCATGATTTATCCGGAGAAAGAAAAAACAGGACTCTACGTAGAAAAGGAGGGGTACATGCCTAAAATTTATAATGTTGACAGAGATAGCTTAAGGAATAAAGTGGGCTTTCAGATTTTATTGGAACCCATAGCTTCCGGGAAACACTTCATCTTTGAGAATGTTTTCTTCGATTTTGACAAGTCAATTTTAAAGAAAGCATCAATTAGCTCTCTAAAAAAACTGAAAAAGTTTTTACTTGCCCATCCCGGAGTCAACCTTTTAATTGTAGGGCACACTGATAATATTGGGGATTTGGAATACAATTCAGAATTAAGCTTACGAAGGGCAAGAAGTGTAAAAGAATATTTGCTACAAGAAGGGATCTCGGAGGCAAGGCTGAAAATTGAAGGAAGGGGATCAGCAGCGCCCATTCAGCCAAATGACACAGAAGAAAATAGGGCACTTAATCGAAGGATAGAAGTTTTTATCTTGTAAAAGAAATTAAGCGGGAATTTTTTTTAAACTGTATCTTGATTACATTGTTAATATTTGACGATCATAAGTCTAACCTCGATTTTACCTAAGGAATCTGATTGGAAAATTCAAGGAATTTGTATAAAATTGATTGATTGTTTATTTCAACTTTACAATATGAGGAAAGCGATACTAATAGTTATTACCCTTCTTTCCGTTAATTTTTTGGTGCATGCACAAACCAGAACTATTCGTGGAACGGTGGTATCTATCGAAGATGGATTGCCTATTCCCGGAGTTACCGTTCAGGTAAAAGATGCGGGGAATGGAACGGTTACTGACATTGATGGGAACTACCAAATTTCAATTGATGGCAATGAAAATGTGCTAGTGTTTCGATTTGTGGGGATGGAGTTCCAAGAAGAGCCTGTTGGTAATAGAAGTACAATTGATGTCAGCCTAAGGCCGGAAGTTACTTCTCTAGCGGAGGTGGTGGTTACTTCCTATGGAGACCAAACCAGGAGAGAAGTGACAGGAGCCATAGCTTCTGTTAAGGGAGAAATTTTTCAGAACCTTCCCATGCAATCTTTCGATAGAGCCATGCAGGGTAGGGTAGCCGGTGTGCAAGTTACTTCCAATTCCGGGCAGCCGGGAGGAACGCTAACAGTTCAAGTGAGGGGAGTAGGCTCGATTAATGCCGGGACAGAGCCACTATATATTGTTGATGGAGTTCAAATCGCATCCGGAGGGCTCTCGGGAGAGGGAAGTCAAAATGCATTGTCTTCCATCAATCCGAGCGATATTGAATCCATTGAGGTTTTTAAAGATGCTGCAGCTGCAGCCATTTATGGCGCCCAGGCAGCCAATGGGGTAGTTTTAATCACTACAAAAAAAGGTAAATTAGGAAAAACCAGGGTTCGGTTTTCAGCCCAAGAAGGAATTGTCCAACCCATTGGATTTTATGATGTGATGAATGCCTCCGAGCTAGCATCCATTAAGCGTCAGGCCTATATAAATGCAGGACTAAACTATAGAACAGTAGAGAGTATTTTTGGCAGCCCAAGTGATGCAGATTTACAAAACTCTGATTGGATAGATGCTTTGTATAGGGATGGCAGGATGAGTGTATACGATATTTCTTTGAGTGGGGGAGATGAACGTACCAAGTTTTTTCTTTCAGGTTCACATACTTATCACCAAGGGCAAATCATTCAATCGGATTATACCAGAACTACCGGTAGGATGAACTTGTCACACAAGGTCAATGAAAGGTTTACCATTGGTGCTAATTTTTCTCTTGCCAAACAGGTGACCAATGGATCGATTGATAGAGGGAATTATGTCAACAGCCCCTTTGTGGCAGGTTATGCTGCAAGACCTAATGTGCCTATTTATAATGAGGATGGGACCTATGCAGAATATCCTTCCGAACATCTTTTTGGATACAATATTGTGCAAGGGGTCAATGAGGAACTTAAGCGAGCCACAAGTTACCAGTCAGTGTCTAACTTAAATATGAACTATAAAATATTACCATGGCTAGGATTTACAGGGTTTGCCGGTTTGGACTTTTCAGACAATAGGGATGAAAACAACAGGCCTTCTACTATACCGGTATTTGCCAGTTATGGAGGGTCCTCTTATTTTGCAGACCGTAGAATTGTTAACTCAAATGCCAATGCCAACTTTAATGTCAATAAAAAGATTTTTGATGTACATACCATCAGTGGAATCCTAGGATATGAGTATAAAAAAGAAACCCAAGAAACCAATTCTGCAATAGGCCGAGGATTTCCCAATCCTGTTTTGAGGTATTTGCAAAATGCAGCTGTGCCTTACGATGTAAGTGGATTCTACACAGAATACATAAGGTCAGGATTTTTCGGTCAAGCAAAATACGATTATGACGACAAGTACAATTTCGACCTTACCATAAGGCGAGATGGTTCTTCTAGGTTTGGAAGCAATGCAAGGTGGGGAACTTTTGGAGCGGTATCTGCAGGTTGGAGGATTTCTTCTGAGCCTTTTATGAGGAATACTGATTGGGTGGATAACCTAAGATTAAGGACTTCTTTTGGGGTGACAGGCAATTCAAGTATTGGCAATTTTGAATCCAGAACTTTGCTTAGTACCGCAGGACAATACCTTGGTGGAGGGGCTTTAAGTTTTGTCCAATTGGGAAATGACTTGTTAACATGGGAAGAATCAGTATCTACCAATATTGGAGTTGATGCTACCTTATTTAATGGAAGGATAATTGTAACCTTGGATGCTTGGAGAAAAGATTCTCGGAAGTTGCTTTTTGATACGCGATTGCCTTTGGATTCAGGCTTTGGTAGCATCACAAGAAATGCAGGAAAACTACGTAATCAAGGGATAGATTTTGATATTCAGACCACCAATTTGATCATTGGGAAATTTAGCTGGTCCACCGGTTTCAATACGTCCATATTCTCCAATGAATTGTTAGAATTATATGAAGGTCTTGATAGGATAGGGAATGACCTGATAGTAGGAAAACCCATTTCATTTTTATTTGGATATGAGTATGCAGGAGTAAACCCTGCAAATGGTTCTCCCATGTACTATGATGAAAATGGTGAATATACATACTTGGTTACAGATGATGACATGAAGTACCTAGGGAGTACAATGCCATGGACTTATGGAGGGCTATCAAATACTTTGAAATATGGACCGGTGAGTCTGGAAGTATTTTTCCAATATCAATATGGAAATTTGGCTTTCAATCAAGATTTATACAACCTGGCACAAGCTGGATCTATAGGACAGGATAATCAAACGAGGGATCAGTTGTATTTTTGGCGGGAGCCGGGACAGATAACCAATGTACCTATCCCTTATGAAGGAGGGCGTATACCCGGTCATTCAGGCTATCAACAGACCTCTACCAGACTTATTTCTGACGGTAGCTATATCCGACTGAAGCAAGTGACTTTGAATTATAACTTACCAAAAACTTTATTGAACAAAGTTAAAATTGAAGAACTAAATGTTT of the Cyclobacterium marinum DSM 745 genome contains:
- a CDS encoding OmpA family protein, which translates into the protein MGQEFSIIDKKAIKYFEEGNAFLQRKQLPEAGEKYKAAYERSTDFYEAYLKHAQVLLSSGMPEEALSVTRKGQSRLPIKANDFFKGKLAWIETQIYLAQGRFQLALDTFDATHQFLAEDFLESADYLEKLQQFKIIAEGIKNPISISKKRLSGPLNQFKLQYFPVLTADGKRLFFTKRDGMSAKQDEDIYFSDHNGDTWSSPESISELINTRYNEGTCTISADGNLLIFTSCNTPASHGSCDLYITARVDGQWQSPVNMGRNVNTRFWESQPSLSADGSLLFFSSNRPEGEGGIDIWVSERLEDGTWSKAKNLGPNVNTQKDEVSPFIFFNNTVLFFASDGHPGFGAKDIFRSSIGRTGFGKPSNMGFPINDQKDQLALFITAQKDFAYYTENSYYQGKVDSSFLYRFEFPKEIDLGHELVVTRGKVINEETGEAVEAILSLVDLERDSTLYSFKSDGKDGAFTMIYPEKEKTGLYVEKEGYMPKIYNVDRDSLRNKVGFQILLEPIASGKHFIFENVFFDFDKSILKKASISSLKKLKKFLLAHPGVNLLIVGHTDNIGDLEYNSELSLRRARSVKEYLLQEGISEARLKIEGRGSAAPIQPNDTEENRALNRRIEVFIL
- a CDS encoding SusC/RagA family TonB-linked outer membrane protein, whose protein sequence is MRKAILIVITLLSVNFLVHAQTRTIRGTVVSIEDGLPIPGVTVQVKDAGNGTVTDIDGNYQISIDGNENVLVFRFVGMEFQEEPVGNRSTIDVSLRPEVTSLAEVVVTSYGDQTRREVTGAIASVKGEIFQNLPMQSFDRAMQGRVAGVQVTSNSGQPGGTLTVQVRGVGSINAGTEPLYIVDGVQIASGGLSGEGSQNALSSINPSDIESIEVFKDAAAAAIYGAQAANGVVLITTKKGKLGKTRVRFSAQEGIVQPIGFYDVMNASELASIKRQAYINAGLNYRTVESIFGSPSDADLQNSDWIDALYRDGRMSVYDISLSGGDERTKFFLSGSHTYHQGQIIQSDYTRTTGRMNLSHKVNERFTIGANFSLAKQVTNGSIDRGNYVNSPFVAGYAARPNVPIYNEDGTYAEYPSEHLFGYNIVQGVNEELKRATSYQSVSNLNMNYKILPWLGFTGFAGLDFSDNRDENNRPSTIPVFASYGGSSYFADRRIVNSNANANFNVNKKIFDVHTISGILGYEYKKETQETNSAIGRGFPNPVLRYLQNAAVPYDVSGFYTEYIRSGFFGQAKYDYDDKYNFDLTIRRDGSSRFGSNARWGTFGAVSAGWRISSEPFMRNTDWVDNLRLRTSFGVTGNSSIGNFESRTLLSTAGQYLGGGALSFVQLGNDLLTWEESVSTNIGVDATLFNGRIIVTLDAWRKDSRKLLFDTRLPLDSGFGSITRNAGKLRNQGIDFDIQTTNLIIGKFSWSTGFNTSIFSNELLELYEGLDRIGNDLIVGKPISFLFGYEYAGVNPANGSPMYYDENGEYTYLVTDDDMKYLGSTMPWTYGGLSNTLKYGPVSLEVFFQYQYGNLAFNQDLYNLAQAGSIGQDNQTRDQLYFWREPGQITNVPIPYEGGRIPGHSGYQQTSTRLISDGSYIRLKQVTLNYNLPKTLLNKVKIEELNVFVQGINLWTLTKYNGLDPEVNSLGTTYGTYPSSKQMTAGINLTF